In the Magnetococcales bacterium genome, CGCTCAAAATCCGCTTTGGGGAGCTTTTGAAAACTGGCCTTCGCTTCTCCCCCCTGGCTCAACTTGATGGCCTGAAGATCACGCCCCTGCACCACCGTACGGCCATCCTTGGGATCAAAAACAAGAAAATTGATCCGCAGGTGATCCGCCAGCTCATCCTCCCGCCACGCCTCGGGAGAGATCTCCATCCCGCGCACCTGTTTGATTGCGAATCCCAGGGCCTGGCAGAGGGGATCTCTACCCGGTTTGAGGTGGGGCATGATTTTTTCCACCGTATGGGGCAGCGGAACCAGGGGTTTGCGCAGGGATTTGGGCAAGAGCTTCAATAGCGCTACGATTTTTTCCGGCAAAAATCCCGGCACCAGCCATTCAAAGGGAGCGGGGGGGAGCTGATTGAGCAGAGCCAGGGGCACCCGGACGCTCAGGCCATCTCCCCCTTTGCCGGGATCAAAGTGATATTCCAGGGGATACTCCCGGCCTGCCACGCGCAAGTGACCGGGATAGAGGTCTTCTGTAATGCCGCTCCCGGCATGGCGCATGAGCTGCTCCCGGGTGAAAAAAAGCAATCGGGGTGTTTTGCGTTCCGCCTGCTTGCGCCATCGGTCAAAGTGGCGGACATCGGTGATTTCCGGAGGTAGGCGCTCATCAAAAAAAGGCACCAGGGCCTCTTCGTCCACCATCAGATCACGGCGTCGGGATTTGCTCTCCAGCTCTTCAATTTCCTGGAGCAATTTTTGGTTGTGCACGAAAAAGGGGGCATTGGAGCGCATCTCCCCCCGGATCAGCGCTTGTCGAATGAACAACTCCCGGGCCATCTTCGGATCAATAGGGCCAAAATGAATCCGGCGACGGGGAATAATCACCAACCCCTGAAAGGTCACCCGCTCGAAAGCCACCACCCGTCCCTCTTTTTTTTCCCAGTGGGGATCGGAGTGGCTTTTTTTGCACAGGTGGCCCGCTACCATTTCGATCCACTCGGGTTCGATGGCAGCCACGGTGCGGGCATAGAGGCGGGAGGTCTCCACCAGCTCACCGGCAACGACCCAGAGGGGCGGTTTTTTGAAAAGATTGGAAGCGGGAAAAATGTGAAAACGCATCTCCCGGGTACCGGTAAATTCATGTTTTTCCGACTTGAGCCCCACATGCCCGGCGAGCCCGGCCAGAATCGATTTATGAATATCCGCATATCCGGCCTCTGAGGTGTTTGGCGTCAATCCCAACTCTTCCACCTGCTGGAAAAGCTGGTTGTGGATTTCCCGCCACTCCCGAATGCGGGGGAAAGAGAGATATTGTTCTTTGAGCCCTTTGCGGAATTGATTTTTCGAGGGGGCACGCTTTTCCTCTTCCTTGAGATAGTTCCACAACTTGAGGAGGGAGAGAAAATCGGATTTGGGATCTTGCCAGCGGTTGTGGCTTTCATCAGCCGCCTGGCGTTTTTCCTGGGGGCGCTCCCGGGGATCCTGAAGGGTGAGGGCCGAGGCGATGATGAGCATTTCGGTGAGTGCCCGTTGTTCATGGCCAGCCAAAATCATCCGTCCCAGCCGGGGCTCAATGGGGAGTCGGGCGAGCTGACGGCCAATCTCGGTGAGATTTCCATCCGGGGTAAGGGCACCCAGCTCTTCCAGCAGGCGAATGCCGCCGCGAATGGCGCTTTTTTCCGGGGGATCGACGAATGGAAAGGATTCGATCTCTCCCAGCTTGAACGCCTTCAGTTGCAGAATCACCGCCGCCAGGGAGGTGCGCAAAATTTCCGGATCGGTATATTTGGGGCGATCCAGATGGTCCGCTTCGGAAAAAAGTCGAATGCATACCCCTTCCGAAAGCCGGCCACAACGTCCCTTGCGCTGATCAGCCGAGGATTGGGCGATGCGCTCCACCGGCAGCCGCTTCACCTGGCTGCGCCCCCCAAAGCGGCTGATGCGGGCCAGTCCTGAATCCACCACATAGCGGATGCCGGGCACGGTGATGGAGGTTTCCGCGACATTGGTGGCGAGCACCACCCGGCGGTGGTGGCCGGATTCGAATACCCGGTTTTGTTCCGACAGCGGCAGGCGGGCGAAGAGGGGGACTATCTCGGTGCCGGTGGGATAGCGCTTTTTGAGAATCCGGGTCATCTCCCGAATTTCCCGCTCCCCCGGCAAAAAGACCAGCACATCCCCCGATGGTCCCAGGCCAAACAGCTCATCTACCGCTTTGAGAAGGCCATTTTCCAGATCGCTCTCATCCATCTCTTCCGGATCCACCGGAACATCCCCCAAGGGGCGATAGCGTAGTTCCACGGGGTAGGTACGGCCAGAGACTTCGATGATGGGGGCGTTATGGAAGTGTCGGGAAAATTTATCGGTGTCCAGGGTGGCGGAGCTGATGATGAGCTTGAGATCCCGGCGGCGGGGGAGAAGATTTTTCAGATATCCCAGTAAAAAATCGATGTTGAGGGAGCGTTCGTGGGCTTCGTCGAGAATCAGGGTGTCATATTGGCTGAGGAAACGATCCCCTTGGATCTCCGCCAGCAGGATGCCGTCGGTCATCACCTTGACGAAGGTTTCCGGCCCCATACGATCGGTAAAACGCACCTTATACCCCACCTGACCCCCCACCCGGGTTTTCATCTCCCGGGCCAGGTGTTGGGAGATGGAGCGGGCGGCGATGCGGCGGGGTTGGGTCATGCCGATGATGCCACCGATGCCTCGGCCCGCTTCCAGGCAGATTTTGGGTAGCTGGGTGGTTTTGCCGCTGCCGGTTTCGCCACACAGCACGACCACCTGGTGTTGCTTGATGAGCTTGGCGATCTCTTCCCGGCGTTGGGCGACGGGGAGTTGTGGAGGATAGTGGGGTGTGGGGAGGTGGTCTGCCCGTTTTTGTCGCTCTGCCTGGGAAGTGTCAATCTCTTGCTTGATCTCCCCCAGCATACGACTGGTGGGCTGCCCTTTTTTCAGTCGTTGCCGGACCGTTTTCAGGCGTCGGCTCAACCGCAGGCGGTCCCGGATCATGCAGGTGTCGAGTTTTTTGGAAAGTTGGTCGGGATTATCGGGCACGGTTTTTTCGGTCATCCTGGATGAGGCTGGGGTTGTGGGAGATTCACTATAGGATCCTCCTTTTCTGGGGGGATGGTTGCAAGGGGTCTTGGTGAGGAAAGAGGGGGTTGGAATCGGATATGGTCAGGGGAGAATGTTGGGAAACGCTTGGCCTGCCGCTCTATTTTGGCCATCATGTGGAGAGTGAGGGAGAGCCACCATGAGCGAGCGACATCTTGAAGAACCCGAAAATGGATTCCAAGCCCGGCTGGGTGAGAGGGTGGCGGCTCTTGGCCGATCAACAGAGAAGGGAGCTCAGAATACCCCTCTCCAGCGTTTGGCGGAGCGGTTGCTTGGGGAGGGGAGTGGAAAGATTTCCGGTCAGGGGGGGCGGGCTTTCAGAAAGGGTGAAAAAAAACTTTTAAAAAAAATAAAAAAAAGCTGCCCTCAGGTGAGCCGATCCCTGTTGCGGGCCATCCTCTGTTTAAGGGATCCAGCCAGGGAGGCCGCGGCGTTGGCTTGGCTCTGTGGTGAGGGGCTCGACCCTGGGCAAGCGGCCCTTTTGGATATGCCCTATTCGAAAAAAAAGCTCAAAGGGGAAAAACGGGAGGGGGAAGCGCGGGAGCGGTTGGCGTCCCTCAACTGCCTGCTGGATGCATATGCCCTGAACAGCTCCGAGGAAAATGTGGCCTCCCCACCCTTGGCCGCTGAAAAGTCCGGATCGGCGGGAAATCAAGTCGCCTTGCCCGTTTCGGAAGAGTCCGGGCCTGCCAGGATCAATGCGTCCTCAGGGGCGTTTGCTTCGGATCGGGCTGGGGAGTTGCAACCGGTCGGTGGTTCGGAACCGGCCTGTGACTCCGATGAGAT is a window encoding:
- the hrpA gene encoding ATP-dependent RNA helicase HrpA, yielding MTEKTVPDNPDQLSKKLDTCMIRDRLRLSRRLKTVRQRLKKGQPTSRMLGEIKQEIDTSQAERQKRADHLPTPHYPPQLPVAQRREEIAKLIKQHQVVVLCGETGSGKTTQLPKICLEAGRGIGGIIGMTQPRRIAARSISQHLAREMKTRVGGQVGYKVRFTDRMGPETFVKVMTDGILLAEIQGDRFLSQYDTLILDEAHERSLNIDFLLGYLKNLLPRRRDLKLIISSATLDTDKFSRHFHNAPIIEVSGRTYPVELRYRPLGDVPVDPEEMDESDLENGLLKAVDELFGLGPSGDVLVFLPGEREIREMTRILKKRYPTGTEIVPLFARLPLSEQNRVFESGHHRRVVLATNVAETSITVPGIRYVVDSGLARISRFGGRSQVKRLPVERIAQSSADQRKGRCGRLSEGVCIRLFSEADHLDRPKYTDPEILRTSLAAVILQLKAFKLGEIESFPFVDPPEKSAIRGGIRLLEELGALTPDGNLTEIGRQLARLPIEPRLGRMILAGHEQRALTEMLIIASALTLQDPRERPQEKRQAADESHNRWQDPKSDFLSLLKLWNYLKEEEKRAPSKNQFRKGLKEQYLSFPRIREWREIHNQLFQQVEELGLTPNTSEAGYADIHKSILAGLAGHVGLKSEKHEFTGTREMRFHIFPASNLFKKPPLWVVAGELVETSRLYARTVAAIEPEWIEMVAGHLCKKSHSDPHWEKKEGRVVAFERVTFQGLVIIPRRRIHFGPIDPKMARELFIRQALIRGEMRSNAPFFVHNQKLLQEIEELESKSRRRDLMVDEEALVPFFDERLPPEITDVRHFDRWRKQAERKTPRLLFFTREQLMRHAGSGITEDLYPGHLRVAGREYPLEYHFDPGKGGDGLSVRVPLALLNQLPPAPFEWLVPGFLPEKIVALLKLLPKSLRKPLVPLPHTVEKIMPHLKPGRDPLCQALGFAIKQVRGMEISPEAWREDELADHLRINFLVFDPKDGRTVVQGRDLQAIKLSQGGEAKASFQKLPKADFEREKITRWDFDRLPERASFPTEQGEVEGFPALRDEGSRVSLRLMDDPIQAQLSHKEGLIRLFMLQLSQQMRHLGNSVPKDRTLCQAHATLGPCSALKEDILRKGIERVFLPDGSPEIRDGETFQSRLQKGRAHIVTETEKTARLAGSILTPYHGLTKILAHPKSPAIRSAVPEIREHLTHLIAPGFMRHTPERWLKHLPRYLKGISLRLERLNHAPTKDTAKKALIRPLWKVCLERMARHQKNGTHDPELILYRWMLEEFRVSLFAQELGTSVPVSEKRLNQQWIKVKP